Below is a window of Fulvitalea axinellae DNA.
TTCCACATGAGAGCGGATTATACCGTACGCATCTTTCCCGAACGGTATTTGGCTATCACGCACAGCCGAAAACTGACCGACAATAATCCCAGCAAGATTCGCCAACTTACCGGCTCTTTTCAACTGAACCATCAACCGGTCTATAGCGTAAAGCGCCTCGCCAATCTCTTCGACAAACAGGATCTTTCCATCCATGTCAATCTCTGAGGCGCTCCCCAAACAATGGCAAACCAAGGTTAAATTTCCGCCTACTAGCGGAGCGATCACGCTTCCTTTTTTGTTATACCGGTTTTCCCTTACGGTATAATCCAGATCTTTCCCCATTAAAAAGTCGAAAAGCTGATCCGTGGAGTTTCGGTCTTTGGAAAATGTCGTAGGCATCGGACCGTGCACCGACACTACTTCGGGATGATGGTTTAGCAACGCCGTTATATCGCTGAACCCGCATAGCCATTTCGGGTTCCGCAAAAAAGCCGTAAAATCCAGACGGTCTATAATCCGGGTAATCCCGTACCCTCCGCGAGCCATAAAAACGGCTTTGATTTCGGGATCGTCCAACGCCTTTTGAAGGTCGGACGCACGTTCTTCGTCCGTACCCGAAAAATAATTGGATCGCCCCAAAAGATGATCTCCGCATACGGGTTCGAACCCTTTACCTATAATCACTTCTTTCGCGAACCGGATTTTAATTTCGTCAACGGCGCCACCGGGCGCTACTAAAGCGACTTTATCGCCTTTGTTGAGAATCGGGGGACACAACATATCAAACCATAAAAAAGGGTCAAAAAAAGCCCGGATCATAGACCCGGGCCCTTCCGCTTTACAGCGATCAACAGCTTATTTTGAAGCTGGCTTAGGAGTCACGCCAAGGTCTTTCAATACCAAGTCAGTGATGTTTCCTTGCTTGTCAGCGTAAAGCAATACTGGGAGGCTACCAACGGCCTCGCTCAAAACGTAAGTATATCCGTTCGCTTTCGCCACTTTATTGATGCTCGCTTGAACTTTGTCCAACAAAGGCTGCACCAACTCGGCTTGTTTCTTCTGGATAGAAATCTGTCCGTTTTGCTGGAACTGCTGGATTGAAGCTTCCAAGTTCTGAAGTTCCTTGGCTTTGTCAGCTCTTACCGCGTCAATCATTTGCGGAGCTTGCTTCTGGAAAGCGGCAACTTTTTTCTTATAGTCTTCGACTTTGGCCTGAAGCTGGGTCTGCAATTGCTTGTTATGCTCCGAAAGCTTCTGGTCTATAGTCTTTGCGTCAGGCAATTGGGCCATGACAACATCAACATTCGTGTAGCCGATTTTCACAACCGACTGGGCGTTTACGCCTACAGTCGCAACGAGCGCGAACAATACAAAAAGGATCGTTTTTTTCATGATATTCAGTCTTATATATATTCTCTTTATCAGTTAACCGTATCGTTCTCGTCCCCCAAACCCAACTCTTCCAATACGTAATCGGTGTAGTCGTGAGCCGGGTTGGTATAAATCATTACCAAATCGGCCGATTTGTCGAACATGAACTGGATCTTCTGCTTTTCCGAAACCCTTCTAACCGCCTCGAAAACCTTGTCTTCGACTGGCTTTATAAGTTCGATTTTCTTCAGGTAATAAAGACCTTCAAAACCGAAAACCTTTCGCTGGTAATTGGCTACGGAATCCTCTTTCGCCAAAATGTTTTTTTGCCTCTCGGCCAACATTTCTTTAGACAAAAGTACTTCCTCCGCCTTCAGCGCATCGTACATACCCTCAACGCCCTTGCGCATATCCGAAATCTCTTGGCGCCAAGCCTCGGCCAATTGGTCCAAGCTTTTCTGCGCCTCTTTGAATTCGGGCATTTGTCCCAGAATATATTCCGAGTCCACATAACCGAACTTTTGGGCTTTCGCCTCTTTGGGCAACAACGCTAACGCCATTGGCAAAACCAAAGTCACCACAAAGCGAAACAAGATATTTGGCTTCATATACACCTCCATTCAGTGTGCCCAAATTAGCAAAAGATTTCCAATTTCCGGCTAATTCCCACAAAGTTTCGGCCCAGTGTCCTAAGCCGAAACCTTCCATTTTAAGCGCAATGCGAGTTATCGCAACTGCTGTCCGATAGTAAAGTGGAACTGCGAGCCGCTTGCGTCCAGCTGGCCCGGGATATCGTCGAATCCGTAACCCCAGTCAATACCGATCAGACCGAAGGCAGGCATAAAGATTCTCGCCCCGAAACCGGCAGACTTATACAGATCGAACGGATTGTATTTTCTATAATCGTTCCAAGTGTTACCCGCTTCCACGAAACCGTGCACATAAATGGTTGCTGACGGATTCAACGAAACAGGATATCTCAATTCGGCACCGACTTTCGTGTAAGCTACACCACCTTCGATGTCATCCGAACGATCGTTCGGAGTGCCGTTGTCGTCAATTCCAGTAAGGGCCGCATCGTCGTAACCGCGCAGGGCAATCACTTCCGTACCCAAAATCACGTTTTGACCTGCCAAACCGCTACCTCCCATAATATAACGCTCAAATGGTCCGATACCGGCTTCTTTTTTATAAGAGTTTATAAATCCGAAGTGGGCTTTGGTCTCAACCACAAGGTTTCCGACCACTTTCGTGTACTGCTTGGCGTCGAACATTATTTTATAATATTCCACCCATTTATACTTCTCAGCGTTGTCTGCTTTATTGTAGTCAATATCTCTCCAAATCGAATATGGAGGAGTCAAGCTTACGCTAAGCGAGAACGAAGAACCGCCACGCGGATACATCGGCTGGTCAATTGTGTAACGAGAAAGCGTAGACGTAAACGAGAGGTTGTTCGATTTTCCATCCGAGAAGCCGAGTGACGTGTAGTAATCCTTCACATCATATCGGTAATACGATATGGAGTTGTTGAGCGAGAAGTTATCGTCAGGCCACTTAAGACGGTGACCTAAACCAACAGTGATTCCGAACAACCCAAGGCTACCGCTTCCGTACTCCCGTGTATTATAGTTGAATTCTCTCTGGTTCGAATAAGAAAAGCTAGCGGAGAATGACTGCGGTTTGCGTCCGCCTAACCAAGGCTCCTGAAACGATATTGAGTAACTCTGGTATTGCTTACCGTTGGCCTGCGCCCTTACGGAAAGTTTCTGACCGTCACCGGTAGGCAATGGCCTCCAAGCTTCTTTATTGAAAAAGTTTCCAAAAGAGAAGTTATTGAAGGTAAGGCCCAAAGTTCCGATAAAACCGTAAGCACCACCCCAACCGCCGGAAAGCTCGATCTGATCACTCGGACGCTCGACCACTTCCCAAGTAAGGTCAACAGTCTCGTCATTCATATTCGGCTTAACGTCCGGGTTAATAGTTTCAGGGTCAAAATATCCCAAGCTGGAAAGCTCACGCTGTGTCCTGATAATATCTCGACGGCTAAACAATTCGCCCGGCAAAGTGCGGAGCTCTCGGTACACTACGTGGTCGTTCGTACGGTCGTTACCGCTTACCGCAACGTTACTCAGTTTAAAACGGGCTCCCTCGTTAATCCTCATTTCCACATCAATGGAATCGCCTTCCACGCGGACTTCCACAGGATTGATTCGGAAAGCAAGGTAGCCGTTGTCCATATAAAGGCTACTGATGTCCTGATCATTGAGATCGAACTGCAAGCGCTTGTCCATCAACTCGCGGTTGTAAACGTCACCTTTACCGATCTTGAGCACCTTATTGAGTTGCTCATCAGTATAGATATAGTTTCCTACCCACTTGATGTCGCGGTAAAAGTACTTTTTACCTTCGTACATCTTGATATCGATGTTCACCTCGCCGTTCACTACATAAACGGAATCTCCAAGGATCCTTGCGTCGCGATAGCCTTTGCTATTGTAATAGGCTACCAAAGCCGCCTTGTCGTTCTCGTATTCTTTACCGATGAATTTCGAAGCGTTGAAGAAATTCAGCTTCACATTATCGTTCAGATATTTCTTTAGGTCCTTCCACGAAGCCTCGTAAGATTCACTGAAGAAAGTCTTGATATCAGAAAGCTTGACACTAATAGCCTCCTGCGTAACTTCTTTGACGATACGCACACGAACTTTTTCGCGCGTTTTCTTCATCTTTTTCTTCGACTTGGCCGGGTCAAGTTCCGTGGCACCCAAAAGACGGATACGGTTAATGTGTACCTTACGGCCCTTGTTCACGTCGATAACCAGCCTTGAGCCGTTCGTAATAAGCGAGTCTTTCTCGACCTGCACGTTGACTTTGGCGTCCAAGAAGCCTTTGCCCACGAAATAACGCTTGGTCGCCAGCTCGGCATTTTTTCGGACGGCGTCCGTCAGCACGCGGCCGCGCACTTGATCGATCTCGTCTTGAAGTTCTTTCTCCTGGGTTTTGTTTACGCCCTGGATCTCGATTTTTGTAAGACGGGGCCTCTCCGTAAGGTGAATGGTCAACCATACCTTGCCGTCTTCCACCTTGGTGACGTTTATCGCCACATTGGCAATAATACCCTGCTTCCAAAGTTTCTTTATGGCTCCGCTGATGCCTTCGCCCGGAATTTTGATCTTGTCGCCTACTTTTAGGCCGGAAAGCGAGATCAACGCCGATTTGTTAAGCGTCTCGGCCCCCTCTACCGTAATTTCCGCGATTTCGTATTCCTTAGGATTCGAATAGTCTATCTCTAGGCGTTTGGAACTGTTATTATTCCAGCCCCAGCGTGCTTGCGCATACATGGACTGGCCCACAAGAACCAACAAAACAATTAAAAGTACCCGTCTCATTTAGCAATTATTCTTGAACCTGCTCACTAGTTTTTCCGAACCGCCTTTCCCTGCTCTGATAGTCTTCGATAGCTTGGTGAAGATCCGTCTTCCGGAAATCAGGCCATAAGATGTCGGTAATATATAATTCGGTGTAGGCGATTTGCCAAAGCAGGAAATTACTGACACGCATTTCCCCGCTGGTCCGGATAAAGAGATCCGGATCCGGCATACCGGCGGTGTAAAGTCCGTCCGCCAACACTTTCTCGTCAATTTCATCGGGGTTGATTTCCCCTTTCGCCACTTTCTGGGCTATGCTTCGTACGCTGCGCAGAATCTCTCCGCGTCCGCCGTAGCTCAAAGCCAAGTTCAGGGTAAGTCCCGTACACCCGCTTGTTGTTTTCTTCGCTTGCTCAAGTTGCTCCTGACATTTTTTCGGCAATTTTTCAATATCGCCGATCGTTTGCAACCGAACATTATTCTTGGCCAGCTTTGGGGCCTCTTTCTCTATGGTCGATATCAGCAACTGCATAATAGCCGTCACTTCCATCGCGGGCCGGTCCCAGTTTTCGCTGGAAAAGGTATAGAGCGTAAGATATTCGACGCCCAACTCGGCACAGCCTTCGGTAATCTCCCTCACGGCCTTAATGGCATTTCGGTGGCCGAAGACACGGTTCGCCATGCCTTGTTTCTTTGCCCACCGTCCATTGCCATCCATAATTACGGCAATATGCCTTGGTATTTTGTTCGGGTCTATGTTGCCTTTCATCGTTCCGTTCTCACCGTTCCATTTTTATAGCCCGTAAAAATGCTTTATTTTTTTAAGAATATAAAGGAGCCCGCACCTCATTCAGTAAAAATCGTAAGGACATGGAACCTTGAAAAAGGTATAACTCACAGTAATTCCGGTAAAGTAATACCAGTCATCCGTTTCCGGGTTGCCGTGACCGTAAGAGCTTCCGTCTGAGGCCCTGAGCCCGGAAATATTGTCAAGCTCATCGGTAAATACCTTTCTGGCTCCAAATTCAATCCCCAATTCGAACCTCGGATTCAGGCTATACTTTACGCCCACTCCAAAGGGGATTGTCGGCAAGGCGATTTGGCCATGGCTCTCTTTCTTCCCTTCCCACGCTCCGGTATCCTCGTTTCGTTGCCGCCAGATCGAATTTCCGGTGTAGCCCATCACGCCGATACCTCCAAACAGGTAAGGGGAGAAATCCATGAATCCCCGCCCAGATTTGTAATCAAAGAACGTGTATTCGGCCATAACGCTGGCTTCGTAGAAATAATCGGAAAACGCGGCGCTCCTCTTAAACGCAAAACTATCGTAAGGTTCGGCGTCCGCTTCCCTAATTTGCCCGAGCAGGAGCTGAAACCTGAAACTCCAGGCATCGGAAACGTTACGCCTATAAAAAGCGTTGATTCCCGGGCTGGAATACTTCAGGCGATACGATTGTTGCAAGTCGCCCGTATAGTTCACTATACCTCCCCCAATACCTATCTCGTGCTTCTGCCCGAACGTGGGGAGGCCAACCGCAACGGTCAGGGTCAGGGCCAGAGCCAGAGCCAAGGGCCACTTTACCGACCTGAAGTTTACCTTTTTTGATTTCAATTTTCAGCGCTTTCGAGTTAAAGATTGTTAAAAAAGCCTTCCAAAATGGATACGGCGCTTATCGCCAAAAGCTTCGAGAGGCACCGAAAACAGCGGAATAACGCAATTCCAGAGACCTTCCCACTTCGCAATATACTGATTTTCCGCATCTTTGAAGGCTTAATCCCGATAGGCGACCCGGCCGAAAGCTCCGTCCGGTCACCCACGCCTCACCTTTACAAACGTTCGGGCACCGGGTTTATTGCTAATCGAACGCCTAGAGAGACTAAAAATGGATCGGAAAGGCGGTACTTCCCGAATATCAATTCCGGGAATCGTAGCCCCAATGCAATTTCTGCCTTAATGTGTCGAAAAAAGTGAATTTGTCGGACTTGACGAGTCTAGCCGCAAATTTCTCCTTGCGGATACGGATATCCCGCGTCGGCTTGACGCTTTTTGATCTGGAATCCAAGGCTACGAGCACATGCTCCGCCCTTCCTTCTACCTCCAAACGGATCTCGGCATCATCAGGCACTACCATGGGCCGGACCGTAAGGTGGTGCGGACAAACGGGAGTCATCACGAAACTGTTGGAGTTTGGCATAAGCAACGGGCCTCCGCAACTCATCGAGTAGCCAGTAGAGCCTGTTGGCGTAGCTATAATCAAGCCGTCCCCCCAATAGGAATTGACATAATCCCCGTCAAGATAAGCGTGAACAGTAATCATGGACGAGGTGTCGCGCTTGAGCACCGAAAACTCGTTCAGTCCAAAAGAGGTCTCTCCAAATACGTCCGTACCCGAATCAAACCGGACCAACGTGCGTTTCTCAACTTCGATGGGCCCTTTGGCCAAAGCCACCAACCTCTCCACAAAATCTTCCCTGCCTGTAGTGGCCAAAAATCCGAGACGGCCGAAATTAACGCCCAAAATGGGAATTTCGGCGGTTCCGATATAGGTAAGCGTATCGAGTAACGTCCCGTCCCCGCCAAGGCTCACGCACATATCCACGGAGGAAAGGTCATCACCGGCCCGGAGTACGCCATCCGAACAGCATCCCCTACCATGGCGCTCCAACCAAGCACTCAAACGTTCCGAAGTCAACAAACCGAACCCCTCCGCTTTCAACGCCGAAAGGGTCCTTTCGACCCACGGCAAAACCTCCGACGGAAGATCCTTCGAATGTATGGCAATCAGCATAACTATCTGCAAATAATTTTATATACCAAATATACAAAGAGGGCAACAATAGTCACTGTTTTGCCCGGCTTATACCGGCCTTATCTTAAAAATGGGACTTCACTCGCAAGTCCGCGCCTTAACCAAATACGCTTTTCCTCGCTTCAATGGCAAAAATGGTCCGGCGACATCCCAAATCATAAAGACAGCGAGCGCCTTGTTTATACATTTTCAGCGAGATAATTGAATATATACCGTAATGTCTTCCCCTAACAAGCCAAGCAAAGTCTTTACTGCCAGATTTAAACCCCAAAATCAGTATTATTGCCCCCCGGAACATTTAGAAAGCCCGCTTTTTACAGACCGAAAGTATTTTATAACCTCACGTATACATTATGGAAAGACGTTTATGGCACAACCATTACGAGACCGGAATCGCCAATAATATTCCCGAAGAAAAACTCAGCTCCCTGGCTCACCTTATCGACGAATCAGTACACCGCTACCAAAACCAGGAAGCTTTCCTCAGTATGGGAAAAAGCGTCAGTTACGGCGAGATAGGCAAACTATCCGACGCCTTCGCCGCATATCTGACCAACGATCTCGGACTCAAAAAAGGTGACGCCATAGCGATCCAACTTCCAAACACCATCCAATATCCGGTGGTTCTTTTCGGAGCGATTAAAGTCGGGCTCGTGATCGTGAACACGAATCCGCTTTATACTTCGCGAGAGATGGCCCATCAGCTCAAAGACTCCGGAGCCAAAGCCATTGTCATTCTGGACAACTTCGCGTCCAAACTCGAAGGGGCACTTCCGGAACTTACCGACCTCAAGCATATTGTCACCACTGGCATCGGCGATTTGCTCGACGGAGCGAAAGGCCACTTGGTCAATTTCGCCGTAAAATATATCAAGCGCATGGTCCCCGGCTACAAGCTCCCGGGAGCTGTAAAGCTGAAAAGCGCCCTCAAGGCAGGTCATGGCCAGAATTTCACCCGTCCGCAACTTGGGCCCGAAGATCCCGCCTTCCTGCAATATACCGGAGGCACTTCCGGCGTGTTAAAAGCAGCGGTGTTGCGCCACAGAAACATTCTGGCCAATGTAGCCCAACTTTCGCAATGGATGTCTAAACTCCTTGTGCTGGGACAAGAAACCGTAGGCACGGCCATCCCTCTCTACCATATTTTCGCCCTTACGGCAAACTGTTTCCTGTTTTTCAAAGCGGGCGGACGAAACGTCCTGATTGCCAACCCTCGCGATATGGTCGGGTTCCTGAAAGAAATCAGACACGAGAAAATCACCGTTCTTACAGGCGTAAACACCCTGTTCAACGGCATGCTCAACCACAAAGACTTTGACAAAGTCGATTTCTCCAGACTCAAACTGACTATCGGAGGAGCGATGGCCGTTCAAAAATCAGTGGCCGATAGGTGGCTCGCCAAAACCGGCGTTGCGCTTTCGGAAGGCTACGGGCTTACCGAAGCATCTCCCGTAGTCGCCGTACACCCATTCAATAAAAAGGTAAAGCAAGGAAGCATCGGCCTGCCCCTGCCCGGCATTGACGTTTCCATCCGAGACGACGCGGGCATGGAAATGCCGCTTGGTCAAGCCGGAGAACTCTGCCTGAAAGGCCCCAACGTCATGGCAGGTTACTGGAAAGACGGCGAGTTGGAACCAATCGGCGAAGACGGATGGCTCGCCACTGGCGACATAGCCTACATGGACGAAACTGGCTACGTTTTCATCGTGGACAGGAAAAAGGACATGATTCTCGTTTCAGGCTTCAATGTCTACCCGAACGAGGTTGAAGAGGTCATCGCATCCCACCCGAAAGTGTTGGAATGCGGTGTGGTGGGTATCGCCGACGAAGATTCCAACGAAAGGGTAAAAGCGTTCGTCGTCCGCAAAGATGACAGCCTTACCGTTGAGGAAATCCGCAAGCACTGCAAGAAAAGCCTTACGCGTTACAAAGTGCCAAAACTCGTGGACTTCAGGGACGAACTGCCAAAATCGCCCGTTGGAAAAATCCTCAGGAGAAAACTCAAATAATCCTCCTTCAACAAAAAAACGAATACCGGAAGGCAAACCGATACGTTAGCATTGTCAGTCGGAATGCGACTGATTGTCACAGGCGGAGCCCGATCAGCCAAAAAAATGCCAACTTGTCACGATTACTGACATTGGCAGAAATGTTGGAAACATGATTCCGGGTAAAAAGCAGGAAAAGCATGAACAGCGAAAAAGATAAGCAAGAGCAAGAAGAAAAAGCCAAGATGGAAGAGACCAAGCAAGGCGGAGAGGCAAACGTAGAGCAACAAGAGGAGCTCTTGGAAGAGGAAAGCCACACGGCTCAGGAAAACGAGGAACTTGCGAAGCTCCAGGAAGAACTTGACAAGGAAAAGGACAAGTACCTCCGTATGTATTCCGAGTACGAGAACTTCCGTCGCAGAACGGCAAGGGAAAAGCTCGACCTGATCAAAACCGCCAACGAGAGCATCTTCAAGGCGCTTCTGCCGATAGTGGACGACTTTGAGCGCGCCGAGGCCTCATTCGAAGGCGACGCCGATAAGGAAACCATGAAAGAAGGCTTCGCCCTGATCATGAACAAGCTCAACGACACTCTCAAAAGAGAAGGGATGGAGCTGATCGAGGTTAAGGCCGGAGACGATTTCGATACGGAAACGCAGGAAGCCATCACCCAAATTCCGGCTCCGAGCCCAGAGCTCAAAGGAAAAATCGTTGACGTAGTCGAGAAAGGCTACAAAATCGGCGACAAGGTGATCCGCTACGCCAAAGTAGTGATCGGAGCATAATCCGACAACCGAAACACACTAAGAAAACCAACAAGGCGCTCCCGGAATATTCGGGAAGCGCCTTGCCTATAAATTCAGGACACCTAAGGTTCATAGCCTTACAGGGCGTTCGACACCCACAGCGAGACTGTGGAAAGCCCCCTGAAATCCAACTGAAGCCATGGCAAAAAGAGACTACTACGAGATATTAGGGGTAAGCCGCAACGCTAGTCCCGAAGAAATAAAGAAGGCCTACCGTAAGTTGGCCATCAAATTCCACCCGGACAAAAACCCGGATGATAAGGAAGCCGAGGAGAAATTCAAGGAAGCCGCGGAAGCTTACGAAGTGCTTAGCGACCAGCAAAAACGCCAGCGCTACGACCAGTTCGGCCACGCCGGAATGGGCGGAGGTATGGGTGGCGGAGGCGGCGCCGGAATGAACATGGAAGACATCTTCTCCCAGTTCGGCGACATCTTCGGTGGCGGAAGCCCGTTCGGCGACATGTTCGGCGGAGGCGGTGGACGCAGGCGCCAACGCCAGCGCAAAGGCTCCAACCTCAGAATAAAACTGAAGCTCAGCCTGAAGGAAGTAGCCAACGGCGTAGAGAAAAAAATCAAAGTCAAGCGCTACGTAAGCTGTAACTCATGCGGTGGAAACGGCGCCAAAAACGGCACGGCCATCAACACTTGTCCAACCTGCCATGGAGCGGGTCAGGTAAGCCAAGTGGTAAACACCGTATTGGGCCAAATGCAGTCGGC
It encodes the following:
- a CDS encoding NAD kinase codes for the protein MLIAIHSKDLPSEVLPWVERTLSALKAEGFGLLTSERLSAWLERHGRGCCSDGVLRAGDDLSSVDMCVSLGGDGTLLDTLTYIGTAEIPILGVNFGRLGFLATTGREDFVERLVALAKGPIEVEKRTLVRFDSGTDVFGETSFGLNEFSVLKRDTSSMITVHAYLDGDYVNSYWGDGLIIATPTGSTGYSMSCGGPLLMPNSNSFVMTPVCPHHLTVRPMVVPDDAEIRLEVEGRAEHVLVALDSRSKSVKPTRDIRIRKEKFAARLVKSDKFTFFDTLRQKLHWGYDSRN
- a CDS encoding isoprenyl transferase — translated: MKGNIDPNKIPRHIAVIMDGNGRWAKKQGMANRVFGHRNAIKAVREITEGCAELGVEYLTLYTFSSENWDRPAMEVTAIMQLLISTIEKEAPKLAKNNVRLQTIGDIEKLPKKCQEQLEQAKKTTSGCTGLTLNLALSYGGRGEILRSVRSIAQKVAKGEINPDEIDEKVLADGLYTAGMPDPDLFIRTSGEMRVSNFLLWQIAYTELYITDILWPDFRKTDLHQAIEDYQSRERRFGKTSEQVQE
- a CDS encoding OmpH family outer membrane protein, with amino-acid sequence MKKTILFVLFALVATVGVNAQSVVKIGYTNVDVVMAQLPDAKTIDQKLSEHNKQLQTQLQAKVEDYKKKVAAFQKQAPQMIDAVRADKAKELQNLEASIQQFQQNGQISIQKKQAELVQPLLDKVQASINKVAKANGYTYVLSEAVGSLPVLLYADKQGNITDLVLKDLGVTPKPASK
- a CDS encoding nucleotide exchange factor GrpE — encoded protein: MNSEKDKQEQEEKAKMEETKQGGEANVEQQEELLEEESHTAQENEELAKLQEELDKEKDKYLRMYSEYENFRRRTAREKLDLIKTANESIFKALLPIVDDFERAEASFEGDADKETMKEGFALIMNKLNDTLKREGMELIEVKAGDDFDTETQEAITQIPAPSPELKGKIVDVVEKGYKIGDKVIRYAKVVIGA
- the dnaJ gene encoding molecular chaperone DnaJ, whose amino-acid sequence is MAKRDYYEILGVSRNASPEEIKKAYRKLAIKFHPDKNPDDKEAEEKFKEAAEAYEVLSDQQKRQRYDQFGHAGMGGGMGGGGGAGMNMEDIFSQFGDIFGGGSPFGDMFGGGGGRRRQRQRKGSNLRIKLKLSLKEVANGVEKKIKVKRYVSCNSCGGNGAKNGTAINTCPTCHGAGQVSQVVNTVLGQMQSATTCPTCNGSGKQVTDKCDSCHGSGREIKEEVIPINIPAGVSDGMQLSMSGKGNYPEGGGVPGDLLIVIEEEENGFFVRDGNNVHYDLFLNFADVALGTSVEIPTIDGKVKIKIEAGTQSGKLLRLRGKGIPDINGYGRGDQMVHVNVWTPKKINSEEKELLEKLKASDNFEPSPDKKDKGFFERMREFF
- a CDS encoding DUF6089 family protein, producing the protein MKSKKVNFRSVKWPLALALALTLTVAVGLPTFGQKHEIGIGGGIVNYTGDLQQSYRLKYSSPGINAFYRRNVSDAWSFRFQLLLGQIREADAEPYDSFAFKRSAAFSDYFYEASVMAEYTFFDYKSGRGFMDFSPYLFGGIGVMGYTGNSIWRQRNEDTGAWEGKKESHGQIALPTIPFGVGVKYSLNPRFELGIEFGARKVFTDELDNISGLRASDGSSYGHGNPETDDWYYFTGITVSYTFFKVPCPYDFY
- a CDS encoding BamA/OMP85 family outer membrane protein, translated to MRRVLLIVLLVLVGQSMYAQARWGWNNNSSKRLEIDYSNPKEYEIAEITVEGAETLNKSALISLSGLKVGDKIKIPGEGISGAIKKLWKQGIIANVAINVTKVEDGKVWLTIHLTERPRLTKIEIQGVNKTQEKELQDEIDQVRGRVLTDAVRKNAELATKRYFVGKGFLDAKVNVQVEKDSLITNGSRLVIDVNKGRKVHINRIRLLGATELDPAKSKKKMKKTREKVRVRIVKEVTQEAISVKLSDIKTFFSESYEASWKDLKKYLNDNVKLNFFNASKFIGKEYENDKAALVAYYNSKGYRDARILGDSVYVVNGEVNIDIKMYEGKKYFYRDIKWVGNYIYTDEQLNKVLKIGKGDVYNRELMDKRLQFDLNDQDISSLYMDNGYLAFRINPVEVRVEGDSIDVEMRINEGARFKLSNVAVSGNDRTNDHVVYRELRTLPGELFSRRDIIRTQRELSSLGYFDPETINPDVKPNMNDETVDLTWEVVERPSDQIELSGGWGGAYGFIGTLGLTFNNFSFGNFFNKEAWRPLPTGDGQKLSVRAQANGKQYQSYSISFQEPWLGGRKPQSFSASFSYSNQREFNYNTREYGSGSLGLFGITVGLGHRLKWPDDNFSLNNSISYYRYDVKDYYTSLGFSDGKSNNLSFTSTLSRYTIDQPMYPRGGSSFSLSVSLTPPYSIWRDIDYNKADNAEKYKWVEYYKIMFDAKQYTKVVGNLVVETKAHFGFINSYKKEAGIGPFERYIMGGSGLAGQNVILGTEVIALRGYDDAALTGIDDNGTPNDRSDDIEGGVAYTKVGAELRYPVSLNPSATIYVHGFVEAGNTWNDYRKYNPFDLYKSAGFGARIFMPAFGLIGIDWGYGFDDIPGQLDASGSQFHFTIGQQLR
- a CDS encoding AMP-binding protein, translated to MERRLWHNHYETGIANNIPEEKLSSLAHLIDESVHRYQNQEAFLSMGKSVSYGEIGKLSDAFAAYLTNDLGLKKGDAIAIQLPNTIQYPVVLFGAIKVGLVIVNTNPLYTSREMAHQLKDSGAKAIVILDNFASKLEGALPELTDLKHIVTTGIGDLLDGAKGHLVNFAVKYIKRMVPGYKLPGAVKLKSALKAGHGQNFTRPQLGPEDPAFLQYTGGTSGVLKAAVLRHRNILANVAQLSQWMSKLLVLGQETVGTAIPLYHIFALTANCFLFFKAGGRNVLIANPRDMVGFLKEIRHEKITVLTGVNTLFNGMLNHKDFDKVDFSRLKLTIGGAMAVQKSVADRWLAKTGVALSEGYGLTEASPVVAVHPFNKKVKQGSIGLPLPGIDVSIRDDAGMEMPLGQAGELCLKGPNVMAGYWKDGELEPIGEDGWLATGDIAYMDETGYVFIVDRKKDMILVSGFNVYPNEVEEVIASHPKVLECGVVGIADEDSNERVKAFVVRKDDSLTVEEIRKHCKKSLTRYKVPKLVDFRDELPKSPVGKILRRKLK
- a CDS encoding LD-carboxypeptidase, with product MLCPPILNKGDKVALVAPGGAVDEIKIRFAKEVIIGKGFEPVCGDHLLGRSNYFSGTDEERASDLQKALDDPEIKAVFMARGGYGITRIIDRLDFTAFLRNPKWLCGFSDITALLNHHPEVVSVHGPMPTTFSKDRNSTDQLFDFLMGKDLDYTVRENRYNKKGSVIAPLVGGNLTLVCHCLGSASEIDMDGKILFVEEIGEALYAIDRLMVQLKRAGKLANLAGIIVGQFSAVRDSQIPFGKDAYGIIRSHVEEYGYPCLFGFPAGHDTENLPLPISGLVSLDVRESENSRVSACFGNGI
- a CDS encoding OmpH family outer membrane protein; translation: MKPNILFRFVVTLVLPMALALLPKEAKAQKFGYVDSEYILGQMPEFKEAQKSLDQLAEAWRQEISDMRKGVEGMYDALKAEEVLLSKEMLAERQKNILAKEDSVANYQRKVFGFEGLYYLKKIELIKPVEDKVFEAVRRVSEKQKIQFMFDKSADLVMIYTNPAHDYTDYVLEELGLGDENDTVN